From the Micromonospora lupini genome, one window contains:
- a CDS encoding TcmI family type II polyketide cyclase has product MDRSLIVAKVVPTAEEQVADIFAESDATELPRLVGVRHRSLYRLHDLYVHLLDTEQPAQEAVEAARGHPEFVRVSDRLRPYVSPYLPTWRSPRDAMAHCFYRFDAPDAGRRS; this is encoded by the coding sequence ATGGACCGATCGCTTATCGTCGCGAAGGTCGTACCGACCGCCGAGGAACAGGTGGCCGACATCTTCGCCGAGTCGGACGCGACCGAGCTGCCGCGTCTGGTCGGCGTCCGGCACCGCTCGCTGTACCGACTGCACGACCTCTACGTGCACCTGCTCGACACCGAGCAGCCGGCCCAGGAGGCGGTGGAGGCCGCCCGTGGTCACCCCGAGTTCGTCCGGGTCAGCGACCGGCTGCGGCCGTACGTCTCGCCGTACCTGCCGACCTGGCGCTCGCCCCGCGACGCGATGGCGCACTGCTTCTACCGGTTCGACGCCCCGGACGCCGGGAGGCGCTCGTGA
- a CDS encoding AfsR/SARP family transcriptional regulator has product MAAEPSVPTATGPGEADLALHLLGGFRLLDATAHIVVPRGLQRVIALIGLRPGATRSQLAGLLWPDVSEERALSSLRTALWRLRQDPCCPMVVAGDTVRLDPAVRLDVDDLVQTAARVRNGDDPRTTAGALAAGRHDLLPGWYDDWVLLDRERLRQLRLHMLEQVAAQHLAAGRHGEALEAALEAMAAEPLRETPHRLVVRIHLAEGNAFEAVHAFYVYRDLLRRELRLEPSPAMSALLDDTLAPIRAATRAATPGQQAAARPSPAGRNT; this is encoded by the coding sequence GTGGCCGCTGAGCCGTCCGTGCCGACCGCCACAGGTCCCGGCGAGGCCGACCTCGCACTGCACCTGCTCGGCGGCTTCCGGCTCCTGGACGCCACCGCGCACATCGTGGTGCCGCGCGGGCTGCAACGGGTGATCGCGCTGATCGGGCTGCGTCCCGGCGCCACCCGCAGCCAACTGGCCGGGCTGCTCTGGCCCGACGTGTCGGAGGAGCGGGCGCTGTCGTCGCTGCGCACCGCGCTGTGGCGGCTGCGGCAGGACCCGTGCTGCCCGATGGTCGTGGCCGGCGACACGGTCCGACTGGACCCGGCGGTGCGGCTCGACGTGGACGACCTCGTGCAGACGGCCGCCCGCGTCCGCAACGGCGACGACCCGCGCACCACCGCCGGGGCGCTCGCCGCCGGCCGGCACGACCTGCTCCCCGGCTGGTACGACGACTGGGTGCTGCTGGACCGGGAACGGCTGCGACAGTTGCGCCTGCACATGCTGGAGCAGGTGGCCGCACAGCACCTCGCGGCGGGGCGGCACGGCGAGGCCCTCGAAGCCGCGTTGGAGGCGATGGCCGCCGAGCCGCTGCGCGAGACGCCGCACCGGCTGGTGGTACGCATCCACCTCGCCGAGGGCAACGCCTTCGAGGCCGTCCACGCCTTCTACGTCTACCGGGATCTGTTACGCCGGGAGCTACGCCTGGAGCCCAGCCCGGCGATGAGCGCCCTGCTCGACGACACGCTCGCCCCGATCCGGGCGGCCACCCGCGCCGCCACCCCCGGCCAGCAGGCCGCCGCCCGACCGTCACCGGCCGGACGGAACACGTGA
- a CDS encoding TcmI family type II polyketide cyclase: MSRLLIVSRIIPGAEERVAQIFAESDATELPGLTGVTHRSLYCLHDVYVHLIETSDVNPGALAAARNHPLFQQVNERLAAHTSPYLPTWRSPRDAIADCFYRWDAADAAAPHPAG, from the coding sequence ATGAGTCGACTACTGATCGTCAGCCGGATCATCCCGGGCGCGGAGGAGCGGGTCGCCCAGATCTTCGCCGAGTCCGACGCCACCGAACTGCCCGGTCTCACAGGCGTCACGCACCGGTCCCTGTACTGCCTGCACGACGTGTACGTGCATCTCATCGAGACCTCGGACGTCAACCCGGGCGCGCTCGCCGCCGCCCGCAACCACCCACTCTTCCAGCAGGTGAACGAGCGGCTCGCCGCCCACACCTCGCCGTACCTGCCGACCTGGCGATCCCCCCGCGACGCCATCGCCGACTGCTTCTACCGCTGGGACGCGGCCGACGCGGCAGCGCCCCACCCGGCCGGCTGA
- a CDS encoding FAD-dependent oxidoreductase: MSTAPPHVLIIGAGTGGLCLAHGLRRAGISVTVYERHHHSAEGLLGYRVGIGPTGSRALRDCLPPKLFATFLATCARPPSYFNVVTQRLRQTASFELRPTTDPVHTEHSVARMVLRQVLLTDLGDVVRFDKTFVRYEQHDDGAVTAHFADGTSATGDLLVAADGTHSAVRRQYLPHAVTRDAGTINIATRIPLTAQTRDLVPERVRKGISLIFGAGGTMGVLHVMEFKWNADRAIKPGVSDDDAALLRGWPGLSVDTSADYINLIIWSTARRFPTDVLQRRGEDLIRVALDLTPNWHPHLRELLRMSDPGSALPIKVSTSEPTPPWKSSTVTLLGDAIHTMTPGRGVGANTALRDARLLCEHLTRAAAGDKTLVQAVADYEAAMVPYGFARVAESLNRSGTSGDDRMYRPVVGRLALLGARGYFGVTSRVPPLRRRFVDDFHTYEGDQD; encoded by the coding sequence GTGTCCACCGCCCCGCCGCACGTCCTGATCATCGGCGCCGGCACCGGCGGACTGTGCCTCGCGCACGGGCTGCGTCGCGCCGGGATCAGCGTCACCGTCTACGAACGCCACCACCACAGCGCCGAAGGGCTGCTCGGTTACCGGGTGGGCATCGGCCCCACCGGTAGCCGGGCGCTACGCGACTGTCTGCCGCCGAAGCTGTTCGCCACGTTCCTGGCCACCTGCGCCCGACCGCCGAGCTACTTCAACGTCGTCACCCAACGGCTGCGCCAGACCGCCTCGTTCGAGCTGCGGCCGACCACCGACCCGGTGCACACCGAACACTCGGTGGCCCGGATGGTGCTGCGCCAGGTGCTGCTGACCGACCTGGGCGACGTGGTGCGCTTCGACAAGACCTTCGTCCGGTACGAGCAGCACGACGACGGCGCGGTCACCGCGCACTTCGCCGACGGGACCAGCGCCACCGGCGACCTGCTGGTGGCGGCGGACGGCACCCACTCGGCGGTACGCCGCCAGTACCTGCCACACGCGGTCACCCGCGACGCCGGCACCATCAACATCGCCACCCGCATTCCGCTGACCGCGCAGACCCGCGACCTCGTGCCCGAACGGGTCCGCAAGGGCATCTCGCTGATCTTCGGCGCCGGCGGCACCATGGGCGTGCTGCACGTCATGGAGTTCAAGTGGAACGCCGACCGGGCGATCAAGCCGGGGGTCAGCGACGACGACGCCGCCCTCCTGCGCGGCTGGCCCGGCCTGTCGGTGGACACCAGCGCCGACTACATCAACCTCATCATCTGGAGCACGGCCCGCCGTTTCCCGACCGACGTGCTGCAACGCCGAGGAGAGGACCTGATACGCGTCGCCCTGGACCTCACCCCCAACTGGCATCCGCACCTGCGGGAACTGTTACGGATGAGCGATCCGGGCAGCGCCCTGCCGATCAAGGTGAGCACGTCCGAGCCGACGCCGCCCTGGAAGAGCAGTACCGTCACCCTGCTCGGCGACGCCATCCACACCATGACCCCGGGGCGCGGGGTGGGCGCGAACACCGCGCTGCGCGACGCCCGCCTGCTCTGCGAGCACCTCACCCGGGCCGCCGCCGGAGACAAGACCCTGGTGCAGGCGGTGGCTGACTACGAAGCCGCCATGGTGCCGTACGGCTTCGCACGGGTCGCCGAGTCGCTCAACCGCAGCGGCACCAGCGGCGACGACCGGATGTACCGGCCGGTGGTGGGCCGGCTCGCCCTGCTCGGCGCGCGCGGCTACTTCGGAGTGACAAGCCGGGTGCCTCCGCTGCGGCGCCGCTTCGTCGACGACTTCCACACCTACGAGGGCGACCAGGACTGA
- a CDS encoding maleylpyruvate isomerase family mycothiol-dependent enzyme, whose translation MEETLEFAELLRLMDERSTAFRAAVAAAPSLDVQVPTCPEWTLFDLVQHLGEGRHRWAAIVAAGPADAPPALSAPVVPREREALLSWFAASTGELRDALRQAGPDRGCWTWWGDSQSPQTTGAVARHQLQQVAVHTYDAQVTVGAPQPLPEEVALDGVDEFLTTCVATTSAWPHEPAVVDYHATEGRSWRLWFSADGARTARLSTPAADVGPEVAYVSARGTANELVMFCYGRIQMDSLRLDGDRRVFDQLIAWEPE comes from the coding sequence GTGGAAGAGACTCTGGAGTTCGCTGAGCTGTTGCGGCTGATGGACGAACGATCGACCGCTTTCCGGGCGGCTGTCGCCGCGGCGCCCAGCCTCGACGTGCAGGTGCCGACCTGCCCCGAGTGGACGTTGTTCGACCTGGTGCAGCACCTGGGCGAGGGGCGTCACAGGTGGGCCGCCATCGTGGCGGCGGGGCCCGCCGATGCTCCGCCGGCGTTGTCCGCCCCGGTGGTGCCCCGGGAGCGCGAGGCCCTGCTGTCCTGGTTCGCCGCGTCGACCGGGGAACTGCGGGACGCGCTGCGGCAGGCCGGCCCGGATCGTGGTTGCTGGACGTGGTGGGGTGACTCGCAGTCGCCGCAGACGACAGGTGCCGTCGCCCGGCACCAGCTCCAGCAGGTCGCGGTGCACACCTATGACGCACAGGTCACCGTGGGCGCCCCGCAGCCGCTGCCGGAGGAGGTGGCCCTCGACGGTGTCGACGAGTTCCTGACCACCTGCGTCGCGACGACGTCGGCGTGGCCGCACGAGCCCGCGGTCGTCGACTACCACGCCACCGAGGGCCGTTCCTGGCGGCTCTGGTTCTCCGCCGACGGCGCCCGGACCGCCCGCCTCTCGACGCCGGCCGCCGACGTGGGCCCGGAGGTGGCCTACGTCTCCGCCCGGGGCACGGCCAATGAACTGGTCATGTTCTGCTACGGCCGCATCCAGATGGACTCGCTGCGGCTCGACGGTGACCGACGCGTCTTCGACCAGCTGATCGCCTGGGAGCCGGAATAG